Proteins encoded in a region of the Micromonas commoda chromosome 10, complete sequence genome:
- a CDS encoding predicted protein, with protein sequence MLGDYLTALLVAVLGYIYPVYLCFKALEKHKRKPEALRGWCIYWVVIALYTVGAQIADRFVFWLPMYCEAKVAFVTYLWHPRTQGALYIYDTFVAPFLAKHEPDIDRRIDETRASVGDVVVRNSRGAVDFVRNKMANLLLSVPQANGDGRGSEARYMGARNATEAAATAYTRVPPKPRSD encoded by the exons ATGCTCGGCGACTACCTCaccgcgctgctcgtcgcggtgcTCGGATACATCTACCCGGTGTACCTGTGCTTCAAG GCGCTGGAGAAGCACAAGCGTAAGCCCGAGGCCCTGCGCGGGTGGTGCATCTACTGGGTCGTCATCGCCCTGTacaccgtcggcgcgcagATCGCCGATCGGTTCGTCTTTTGGCTCCCGATGTACTGCGAGGCGAAGGTGGCGTTCGTGACGTACCTGTGGCACCCTCGGACGCAGGGCGCCCTCTACATCTACGACACCTTCGTCGCCCCCTTCCTCGCCAAGCACGAGCCGGACATCGATCGACGCATAGACGAGACGAgggcgagcgtcggcgacgtggtggTGCGCAACTCGAGGGGCGCCGTGGATTTCGTGCGAAATAAGATGGCCAACCTGCTGCTTAGCGTGCCGCAGGCGAAcggggacggacgcgggAGCGAGGCGAGGTACATGGGAGCCAGgaacgcgacggaggcggcggcgacggcgtacACCAGGGTCCCTCCGAAACCTCGGTCCGACTGA